Genomic DNA from Corynebacterium diphtheriae:
TAGGAATGCTCGATTCTTCCCCAGAACATGAAGGCGAGAATCTTCGTGCGCTGTTTACCACATGGATCACGATCCCCGTAGCAAGTCGCCAGCAGCTTATTGCCGCCATTATCGAGGCTATCGACGGGCTGAGCACCACGAGTCCTGAGTGGATCCAGGTAGCGGCTCGCAATGTTGCCCAGCTTAATGATCGCTACCCCAATGACATCGGAGTTCTGGGGGCGTTATTGCTCAACTATGTGGTGCTCCAACCGGGAGAAGCCATTTACCTCAGTGCCGGTAACCTGCATGCTTATGTCAAAGGTTTGGGCGTAGAGATCATGGCAAACTCGGATAACGTACTGCGTGGTGGTCTTACCCCTAAGTATGTTGATGTTCCCGAGTTGGTTCGAGTGCTTCGTTTTGAGTCTCTCGAGGATCCCATTGTGCGGTCTGTGGATGGCCGTTACGAGGTTCCTATTAATGAGTTTGCGCTTCAATGTTTGCACATCGATTCTGAGACAGAGCATGATGCGCGTCTCGAGCATGATGGCCCGATGATCGCGGTGTGCACCTCCGGTGAGTTGACTATTAATGATGTCGTGCTAGCACCTACCCAAGCACTGTGGATTTCTGCTGACGATCCAGCAGTTGAAGTTACAGGATCAGGTGAGCTTTTCGTCGCTTCCGTATAGCTTTAGCAGGCTCTGAGCTGCGCTATTACTGCGCAGTGGGAGCCGCGGGGCGCGCATCAGTAGATGGTGCGGGGCTAGGTTTTGCATTTTGCTTG
This window encodes:
- the manA gene encoding mannose-6-phosphate isomerase, class I, with translation MQLLAPATQAYAWGSRTLIQQLRGDAADSRPIAELWYGAHPSGPSVIDGERTLADVIAQDPATQLGHRVVTEHGHRLPFLLKLLAADQPLSLQAHPSKQQAEEGFSRENDLGIALGASNRNYKDDNHKPELLVALTEFHAMAGFRPLDKTRELFQALQCEKLNRYVGMLDSSPEHEGENLRALFTTWITIPVASRQQLIAAIIEAIDGLSTTSPEWIQVAARNVAQLNDRYPNDIGVLGALLLNYVVLQPGEAIYLSAGNLHAYVKGLGVEIMANSDNVLRGGLTPKYVDVPELVRVLRFESLEDPIVRSVDGRYEVPINEFALQCLHIDSETEHDARLEHDGPMIAVCTSGELTINDVVLAPTQALWISADDPAVEVTGSGELFVASV